GTATGCGGTGTGTTGTAAATTCCCAGAGTAtcaagttcattttttttttaaagaatctatTTATGAAACATACACACATAAAGAgcataaaaataagatattatgGGTTTGAATTCAAGTTCCAACGTATTCAATGTTTatgtaatttattataaaaatatgtctCCACAGCTATTTTTCATTTGAGTTTTACTGAATACTGTTGAGTTCAATTTATACTCATAAGACTTACTCCatctaattttattaataaacaaaagaactttaataaaatttgatatatttgaatttatattttaaataaaataaattattattttatgatcTTGTAGCATTtatagttataattaaaaatagtataatttggTCCTTGTGTGATGAAAATTTAGAGGTGATGGTCCAAAAAACAGAAAAGAGTGCAGAGAAGCAGATGATGCAGAGGGGAAAGGGTAGGTAAGACAGGTGTTACACACACATAGAGGTTTGGTTTGGATATAGCAAAGAGACACACAAAAAACCATAAAACGAGGGAGAATCAATCAGATAGATAGCCCCTCCCCAAGGCCAGGACTAACTCACTCAAATCGCAGCATTTCTTAATTTACGTGCCACCGATTTCATCATTAAATCACTCCCTCCCGGAGACATGGATATTCAAACGCACTTCATCAACGCATGCCTTCAACCGCCAACTTTTCCACTACTAATAACATGGCAAAATTCCACTACAacaaaatactataaaaaaaattatatattttaattttaatttttaaatcgatgtatatttaattttattatttaaattgatatattaatttttctaaataatatttttattttaaagttctattttccttttaaaagatattattaaaaaataatagatgaTCCACTTTTTTAAGTGTAAAACTAATTTTGTACTAATAAATGGTATTTTACCAAATCCcactatttttttagttaaattttgaaattggttTCTGAGTTCAATAATAGAGTAAATATATCTATTAAACTTTATTACTAtttctgtcaatttttttaatcttaaccTTCATTAATAATCCGGTTAACCACTTGGTCTAATGTTCTTTTGAAAGAATATTAAGAAAAACGTGCAATATAAAAAGTAACGTGACCAGTGGAATTAACCGAAACGTATGAGAAATAAAAGCGAGTATTTAATTACCACATAATGAcgataaaagaaaattaatgttACTCATTCTATATAAAGTAATTAGAAGTTTTAAAGGGAATGTTAGTGATTTGGTCgtttataataatttgaatttttaattaaaaaaaaacataaaaatttaatgaaagtaaaaaaaaaaaaaacataacaattagTATCGAAGACATTCCGCCGCTGGGACATTCGTTAATATGTGGTagtatcaaattaaataataataaaccttaaaaaatatcacatcatcgtttttaaatcataaaaatatcactgttatattttttttagaaagaaatCAAAACTATTCAATACtactctataaaaaaaaaaaaaaacatatcagATACTAATTCGTCATACAATATTTCTACTTTTGCATGCATGTTTGGTTTAAGTCGGAGAATATATTAAAATCGAATCTAAAGTATCTATATTTAGACCAAAAGATACGCAAACAACTAGTAAAATCTAAATTTACACACCAAATCATCGACAATTACCGTTTAAAGTTTAATTgttgtatatttttaataaaaaacaattcaCACAAGCAACATATaccaacaattataaatatgattaacATATtacaatcaattataaatataattttagaagtATGTGAAAGcctaaatattttcattttaagtaTATAAAGCTtctttacaataaaaaaattatatgaatttaatttcataaaaataatctaataattttattgttgataaaaaaaaaagaaactaacaTTATATTCGAgtagaaataaattaattagtaaaaaagacaaaaaataagaatattaaaaaaaaagaatattcagGTAATTAATGCGAGTGGCACTAAGGAAGAAAGAAAGAACGGCGCTGATTACCTGTTCCGGCCGGAGAAAAACAACGTTCCCCAAAACGATGACGTTTCCAGACTCATCCAATATCTTCGAAAACTCAACGCCTTGATCATGATTCTCACACGACTCAACGCAGATCCGCAAGAATTCACTGTAAGAAACAGAATTATCCGGAATGTTTCTCAGTTTCGCTTTCACTTTCTCCATTTGCGTTATTCTCATAATCTTCCTCGCATTTTCCACCGAAATTCCATTTCCGGTTAACTCTGCCGGCGCCGGTGCCGGAGTAACGTTGAGATCGCTAAGACGGAAACGATCTCCGGCACCGGAAATGTTGTTAATGCCTTTGAGTTTCTCCCTGAGTTTTTCTCCGATAGGAAGGGAGAGAAACTCCGGGAGTCTAGCTGTGCCGGAGTGGTACACGGCTCGCCGGGGAGGAAAGCGACGGAAAACGGTTCTGTTTGTGGAGTCCGGCGATGAGAGATACTCGCGGTGGAAATTAGTTTTGGAAGCGTTTTGAGGAACTAGGGTTTGTTGGAGTGACGGAGACGACACTGTTGCTTCTGTAAACGGCACCGTCGTTTTGACACTATTCAAAAGACGCTTCGTTAAGAGGTTGCGAAGTGCcattgatgaaaaaaaattgagattccttttttttattaatatttttttctataaaaataaaataaaaattgactgAAATATATGCAATAGAGTAGTGAGATTGAAGAGGTTTTGAAGGCTCTCGAGATTTGTAAGAAGTTTTGGTTGTTTATATATACACGTCCAAAGTTTGAGGAAGAAATTAATGTGAATTTTGTTGCTCTTTAATTTgcttagttaattaatttttatgaagtATGTGACGTTgcaaaaaagttaaataaaatattttatttttggccAGGAGAAGAAGCATATGTCATGAGAATCGTATTGTTTAACGCTTTTACCTTTTCGTCAGCACAAATTGCGCCAACTTACTCATAATCAAATTGGCGATTAccatttaacaaattaaaattgtatattatatttgttttacatTAAAGTTCATATTAGTAAATACAAAATACGTTATTTGTTGTATacatgatattaaatttaaaacttaaaattaaaccttatataaattttaatttacaaatgatatttttttttattccaatAGAAGGTTGCACCATAGGGATGTGacaatgtcattttttagtttttattttttataacaaataattaattattaatttaataaataaaaaataaagaaaaattcaagttatattaataaaatcaaacaaaatacatttaatgaaaaaaaaagtttcaaaataaataagaaatagttgttaataaaataaaataaagttgataatttattaacaaaatatgatggagttattaaaataatatctcacattgtattttttttttacacatctACTCAATCGTaataatttgatgtattttttttttcatttatttttgtttgattttattaatataactttttttaactatttttattattttttacttattaaactaataattattcatttgttacaaaaaaaaaaaagtaaaaaacaaaaaacggGAATAGGGTATAATGGAGTGTTTTCAATGAAAATaggatataaattaaaaatatgttccaaatgatattattattattattattattattattattattattattattattattattattatataagcTATTTTCGAATGCCTATAAATAAGATCAAACATAAAACTCTCCACCACATAAATGTAGAGAAATACCTTAATTTAAAATCtttcatttcaaatttaattatattgatatgACTCTTTTGTAATAAGTCAATAATACCATGAGAATAATCTTTAAGTATTACAATGTCTAATACAAAAGTGACATCCCAAGATTTTTCATCACTAAACTTacgttaaaaatatattatttttgcacaacaaacatatataattgTTAACTAAATAAAGTAAATTCAACACGTTACAATAGAACTATAAACTTACCTTCACTAGCCTTATAATACTCACAATTCTTcataatagtaattaaaaaatcaataatagtAATTGATATGACTCTTTTGTAATAAGTCAATAATACCATAAGAATAATCTTTAAGTATTACAATGTCTAATACAAAAGTGACATCCCAAGATTTTTCATCACTAAACTTacgttaaaaatatattatttttgcacaacaaacatatataattgTTAACTAAATAAAGTAAATTCAACACGTTACAATAGAACTATAAACTTACCTTCACTAGCCTTATAATACTCACAATTCTTcataatagtaattaaaaaatcaataatagtAATTGATATGACTCTTTTGTAATAAGTCAATAATACCATAAGAATAATCTTTAAGTATTACAATGTCTAATACAAAAGTGACATCCCAAGATTTTTCATCACTAAACTTacgttaaaaatatattatttttgcacaacaaacatatataattgTTAACTAAATAAAGTAAATTCAACGCGTTACAATAGAACTATAAACTTACCTTCACTAGCCTTATAATACTCACAATTCTTCATAatagtaatttaaaaatcaaattacacGATTACTTTATGAGATTTCGTCATATCACTAACGAGACTTATTCATGACTCATAAATGAATTATATCTGTTTGCAAATAACTTATTTTGTATCTATTAAAATACAGTTTTCTTTGATTGCATCATATTGCTTCATAAATATTATCGTTTAGAAACATTGTATTGACATCTATCTTATATAACTCCAAAAATGTTTATGAACAACGAGTGTCATGATTGTCATAAGAGAGTCTTTCAATAATACCAAATAGAACTTCTCTTTAGAGtcattcatttttaatatataatgcTCTAGATCTTGGGTGTTAACTTTgatcttaataaataatttgatcaaATTGATTGAGGGGACAAACAATGATATCCTAATGAGGATCAAAATTTGCTACATTAATAGTATTTATATAAATtggtttgaaattgatttttccTCACTCAATTTAATCCTTTTGACTATATGGCTCCCCAAAACTCAATATCCACAAAGATTTTTACATTTATTGTCTCACCAAATCATTTCACATGGaaccaaattttatatttttcaaatatttcaacaaaTATAGATTGTCACAAGTCATAGCTAAAttgaattcaaatatatataatataaaaaggcAAATGAGTCGattctttcaaaataaaacataaaaataagtaattataattttaaaatactcaaaataatgattcaaacaatttgttttttaaatatatttataagcaagtagtgaaaataaaaattaaaactcaatctATATTAACTCTACTCTCTCAAATTTAACGTGTTTTTCAACAACATTTGTTATTTATTGATTCAtccttaattttgtttatttgccTTTATTTTTCGAGCTATTTCTCAAAAGAgcactattttattttctattgtttCACCATTTTCTTTGTTCCAacttatgaaataattttatttaaataattatttttaactttaaaaataacaattaattatgcaaaataaatattaaatactaaaatttcGAACAAGTTACCTAATAGTATAAATTTTAGTGTATTTGcaagattaaatattttcataatttgctccttatactttatttataatCTTGATAAAATACTAAATCCTATGAGCACTTGTTTCACTTTATTGCTTGAAAAGCAATTTAATTCaagcaaataaaatatatatctaaCTTAAATAACACTTCTATGTGTTTTGgagaaaacttattttttatacttatttttcactttaaaaattcaaaatttgttaGAGAACGAGATTTATCCATCTTATACAAGATATAAATTAATGAACTATATTAATATTCTTTCAATTCTAAAAGTCCGAACttttaagaactaaaaaaaCCTTTGTTTTccatataagaaaattatattagcTCGACGAAAACAATAGGAAGAGCAGAGAAATGCACTCGCAATAAATTCTTATAACTGTCACATATTTACCATCATAGATCTAGATTAAAATCCATCAaatcattataatatttaattacataCAACATTAATAtgcacataaaaaaattaattatatggaCATGCacaatttatctttatttataaatgaataaataaataaataaataacaaaacaaatcaGATATCAAATGCACCGTTAATTTCTAATTTTCGAACATTAAGGATTAATTGCAAGTGATACTCTCAAGAAAATGATCAAATATTGGAGAAAAGTGCTATCAAATATAGTTAGTTAATATGGGCATCCTATATCcgaatgaaaaataattttataatcacTACACATATGTAACTATTCAGTCAAAttgtttcatatattttttataaatctaaTTGAATCAAATATATGCAAAAGATGTTACTTTGGCAACATGTTGTTTCAACAAACAATTGAAATTACTAgacaatttattaaattaaatagaaaaaaatcttaaatttataaGATACTCTTTACAAATGTAGACCATATTCGTCTATATCGTCATttgataattataaataattataaaattaatttacatccCACGATGTGAGAACACACTAACAAACAAACAGAATTAGCATAAAATGTCACAAAAaaacatgataaaaaaatattattctataaaATCTGAATGTTAATATTCTAAAACATTATAATCATGTCAAATAAGTCAAACGTTCAATTTCAAACTAAATAGAAATTGAATCTTGAAATGCTAAAAATTGTTCATACTAAATTGACTCACATAGATACTAAATGATTCTTTATATAAAAGAACCAATAATTATGAAATCAATGTTTCCTAAACTAAAAAGGAAACGAGTCGTGGTATgcttataataaataaacatataattctaaaattttatattttcaaaaataaataattaaatctttattttgatGTACTGCtaattttaattcataatattttgagatttgtattttaaaatgatatataaagaCAACAAATCTTTATATGCCTaatttctctaaaataaaataaaaatttaatttagttttgcgagtcaatttcaaattcaataaatGAAGTTGATAAATAAGATCGATCGCCATATCTGAATTCACTTTTGTAATATCATATATGAGCATAAATATATGTTTGCAAAATGTGATCTTAATTATTAtcacaaatataataacaataaatcaTAACCATTGCAAACGTGAATTTTATCTTAATATCATTATTCCAAAATTAAggcaataaaaaatatttgattttaaatatttttaaaatatatcacctcaatcaaatcaaattgatatataaatttgaattcaatattaattagaaacgataataaaatatacaccGGGGGATATCACCCAAATTTGTTATTACTTGCATGGAGAAAGTCCAATTTGATTTAGTGCAgttccaaaattaaaatttgagtcGGGAACGAGTGTGAGAAGTTGATATTCACTTCGAACCCGCTCTACTAgtaatattattgacatttttaaagtttatatatatatatgtatgtacatatttaatattttttaaatattaaaaattacaatctcctctttataaaaaaatataatattaatattttatattattttattttattttattaattataataaacatatatatgaaAGAATGCAGATGTGTGACAAAAAAACTCGAACTCCATCACATATGAgaattaaaacttaaattaaacaccaaataaaaaataaataatggggatttatttgattagttgGGTGTGGGAGTGCGAAATGTAAAATTCATCTTGTTCCGTTGTTATacttaatatttatcaaaattcttATTTGTTCAATCACAAACCGTATCTTCGACAATGTTTACATGgacctaaaaataaattaaatcattagATTTGGAAACTAAGTGAAACTAAATGATTAGTTCCAAATTAAATCATGCTTAAATTTAAAACAGATCCTTTTATCATATAATTTCTGAAACTGTATATCAATTAtaccaaataattaaaatttcaacaaaattttaaaactcaacCAACTTCCTGAATCCAAATATAATGTTTCACATACAAAACCATTCACCTTTAAACCTTATACTATAAATAATAGatatattgttataattataaaacaaaatggCCACAAAATCAATTCTCATGTCACTTATTTATCAACAAATCGAAATTTGTGTAATCGTATGATTTGCAGTTTAAAATGTGAAGTCTAATAgtcaacaatcaaaataatgcgccgaaacaaaataaattaattaaaaaaaataactatgaAACGATTGCCACCATAACTCATTGAAACATGTATATAATTAAACAACTTAATCTACAATATTTTATCTATCAAAGATTTGTATGATTACCAAGATTTATAGGTATTCGTCTAGTAgcaataataaattatcaatatcTTAAGTATCAATCCTGAAAACGAGAGAGTCAAATGTTTATTTGGTTATTTATTATTGTCaccaaatttaataaaaattaagggtGTTACGTTAACacttttcttgtgtttttcacTTGGTTCAATAAAAAACAATAGAGAAATCAATTATAAAAGGTTGAATTATCATTTCACACTATATGTAAACTATatttgactttaaaaaaattatataagattTAGTGTAAGTGAACAAGATTAGACTATATTATCTCGATtaaatctcattttatttatgatgACTTTAAATATCTATAACTTGGCTCATATTAAATTTAGTTGTTTGTCCTTTTCAgccaataatttaaaatatttttaagcataaacattgtaatttataatttttatctccaattgttttaatttttcgtGCCCAAAAAGATTGTGGTCAGATTGAATTACATGCATTAGAGTAAAACCAAACAAAGTCAACCACCAATCAAATGAGCTACAATATTGACTTGTCACTTCAAAAACTCAATAGAAAAATGCGTAAATCAAAATGTAGTTAGCCTAAActttgattaattataatttgaattttagtgaGTGAGTACTATTTCTTAGGCATATTGGTGGAAGGACCCTGTTGATCTAATTTATCCATGTAGTTGCATACTATATTGCATTAAATAATTAGTTTGGAGAGAAGATGATTGATATTTCTCTTACAAAAATCATGGCTTCTAGTTCCTTAAAGATCTTAATTTTTTGGTAATGAAATGCATGTGTTACtgacatatattttttgtattggTGACTGAGAATGAAAATAAATCATATCAGATAACATCAGactttgaaatatttgaatttgatttacaattaatttgttaaatttaaatttaatttacgacttatcataatttttttgattaaattgaTGTTTTTTAAAAGTATGGTTTGAACTCAAAaccaatttaaaaatttatttaaaattttattttatattaaaatatttaaataatatattttatatttttttaaaatagactaaactaaattttatatatataaaaaaactaataaaatattaaacataaaaaaacctaataaaattataatcaacaaatcagcaataacattttaaaaataacaaagaaaCCAAATGAATTCTATAATTATCAAATTGCAATaagtcatttaaaaaattacaaataaaataaaaaattcataattattatGTAGAAATAAATACTAAGTTACCTAtcagatttaaaaaaagaagttCTAAATGTAGCATTTTTAGTCTATTCACCTTATCGATGACACTTGGCATTGATATTTAATTGGTCGACACGTGTAAGTTGTCAAAAAGAATTATTGTGAATGCAAAAAGAGAGTTGAGATCACATGCACACCAATCACCTACACCTAACAGACACGTAAGCAAGCTTGTTCACACAAATCACACATTATTGCCACAATATTGTGGTGACACATTAGGTTCTCTACTTCATGTGAGATATTTGTATTCATTAGTTACACTTTCAAATTCCCTTATTGTATAACCTCAAAAAATTGTCT
The genomic region above belongs to Cicer arietinum cultivar CDC Frontier isolate Library 1 chromosome 4, Cicar.CDCFrontier_v2.0, whole genome shotgun sequence and contains:
- the LOC101502139 gene encoding calcium uniporter protein 4, mitochondrial, producing MALRNLLTKRLLNSVKTTVPFTEATVSSPSLQQTLVPQNASKTNFHREYLSSPDSTNRTVFRRFPPRRAVYHSGTARLPEFLSLPIGEKLREKLKGINNISGAGDRFRLSDLNVTPAPAPAELTGNGISVENARKIMRITQMEKVKAKLRNIPDNSVSYSEFLRICVESCENHDQGVEFSKILDESGNVIVLGNVVFLRPEQVAKSIESIMYQSIASPNDPRRMELENMEKQKAMIDGKAKARVQTELYCGLGFLMIQTIGFMRLTFWELSWDVMEPICFFVTSLHFAFAYLFFIRTSTEPTFQGYFQRRFMAKQMRLMKTYKFDAQRYNELCKACYPSAKAEPTSHFHHAEETLIRALHR